One Desulfobulbus oligotrophicus DNA segment encodes these proteins:
- a CDS encoding NAD-dependent epimerase, whose translation MKPLQKILITGAAGFIGHALALRLLSEGREVVGLDNLNDYYDPQLKKDRLARLTPFATFRHAEFDMADREQVATLFATERFDAVMNLAAQAGVRYSLINPHSYVDTNLVGFVNILEGCRHTGVRHLVYASSSSVYGANTTMPFSVHDNVDHPVSLYAASKKANELMAHTYSHLFRIPTTGLRFFTVYGPWGRPDMALFLFTKAILENRPIDVFNNGNMERDFTYIDDIVEGVVRVIDHIAEPDPQWSGACPDPATSYCPWRIYNIGNNNKEKLMRYIEVLEECLGRTAAKNFLPMQDGDVPATYADVTDLVKAVGFKPATSIEVGVQRFVDWYREYYQV comes from the coding sequence TTGAAACCATTACAAAAAATACTGATCACCGGTGCAGCCGGTTTTATTGGTCATGCGTTGGCTCTTCGACTGTTGTCCGAGGGCAGAGAGGTTGTTGGATTAGATAATCTCAATGACTACTATGATCCCCAGTTGAAAAAAGATCGTCTTGCCCGTTTGACACCGTTTGCAACATTTCGTCATGCTGAGTTCGACATGGCGGACAGAGAGCAGGTTGCGACCCTCTTTGCAACGGAACGTTTTGATGCTGTGATGAACTTGGCAGCTCAAGCAGGTGTTCGTTACTCGTTGATCAACCCTCATTCGTATGTTGATACGAATCTGGTGGGCTTTGTCAATATTCTTGAAGGGTGCCGCCATACCGGGGTTCGACACCTTGTCTATGCATCGTCAAGCTCAGTGTATGGAGCCAATACGACCATGCCCTTCTCGGTACACGACAATGTTGACCATCCGGTTTCGCTGTATGCGGCATCGAAAAAGGCCAATGAGTTGATGGCACACACCTACAGTCATCTCTTCCGTATTCCCACCACCGGGTTGCGGTTTTTCACGGTGTACGGTCCCTGGGGACGACCGGACATGGCTCTGTTTCTCTTTACCAAGGCGATCCTTGAAAATCGGCCGATCGATGTTTTCAATAACGGAAACATGGAGCGGGATTTCACCTATATCGACGATATTGTCGAGGGTGTGGTACGGGTAATTGATCACATTGCCGAGCCTGATCCCCAGTGGTCCGGTGCCTGTCCTGACCCGGCAACCAGCTACTGTCCGTGGCGGATTTATAACATTGGGAACAACAATAAGGAAAAGCTGATGCGGTATATCGAGGTCCTGGAGGAATGTCTGGGCCGTACCGCAGCCAAGAATTTCCTTCCCATGCAGGATGGGGATGTACCGGCGACCTACGCTGATGTGACGGATCTGGTGAAGGCGGTAGGCTTTAAACCAGCCACTTCGATTGAGGTGGGAGTCCAGCGATTTGTTGATTGGTATCGGGAGTACTATCAGGTCTGA
- a CDS encoding class II fructose-bisphosphate aldolase, which yields MSYIANFEKALEIGRPPNIRTLFPNSRALIVSGKVIDRAMLAKGNAMTIAANGRNHLIIRGALQAAQRAHAAIIIEIARSEGGANAYCPVNYWNIARQVDALCNELAITVPVAIHADHYGIKKPEDIPVAVVEIPTIFEAGITSIAIDASHMPDADNLLAGIELARYIPSWAGLETEVGEIKGKLGLSTKEEALFIIQGLNAHDIFPDWIALNNGTTHGIEASAQGIQVELTAEIHKAIADYAVSGAQHGTSGNNSDRLRAIASQTYTTKANVATALQMVSWGLEVNDYGNAVLDTNGDFIKIPGKGVTEELWQEMRSFAESKGWKKGDYKSLNLSFENKIMGQCKAVRDRMARRVENFIYTMLVEVFNAGDTARFGVEAILEAGSYDIGPKTGRIESPENWTPDKIRQRAATIVSDKGPAGDYDD from the coding sequence ATGTCGTATATTGCTAATTTTGAGAAAGCTTTGGAAATTGGCCGTCCACCGAACATCAGAACCCTCTTTCCCAATTCACGTGCGCTCATTGTCAGCGGCAAGGTAATCGATCGTGCCATGCTGGCCAAGGGCAATGCCATGACCATTGCCGCCAACGGACGAAACCACCTGATTATCCGAGGTGCCTTGCAGGCCGCACAACGGGCCCATGCGGCGATCATCATTGAAATCGCCCGCTCGGAAGGTGGTGCCAATGCGTACTGCCCGGTCAACTATTGGAATATTGCCCGCCAGGTGGATGCCTTATGTAATGAGCTGGCTATTACTGTGCCGGTGGCCATCCATGCAGATCACTACGGTATCAAGAAGCCTGAGGATATTCCCGTTGCGGTTGTTGAGATTCCGACCATTTTTGAAGCCGGTATCACCTCTATTGCCATTGATGCATCCCATATGCCCGACGCGGACAACCTGCTTGCCGGCATCGAGCTCGCCAGGTATATACCGTCGTGGGCCGGCCTGGAAACCGAGGTCGGGGAGATTAAGGGGAAACTGGGGTTATCAACCAAAGAAGAAGCTCTGTTTATTATCCAGGGTCTGAATGCACATGATATTTTCCCCGACTGGATTGCTCTTAATAACGGTACCACCCATGGTATCGAAGCCTCTGCCCAGGGCATTCAGGTTGAACTGACCGCTGAGATCCATAAAGCCATTGCCGACTATGCTGTTTCCGGGGCACAGCACGGTACTTCAGGTAACAACTCCGATCGATTGCGCGCCATTGCTTCCCAGACTTATACGACCAAGGCGAATGTTGCCACTGCTCTGCAGATGGTATCCTGGGGCCTGGAGGTCAATGATTACGGTAATGCGGTTTTAGATACAAATGGTGATTTTATCAAGATTCCCGGAAAGGGGGTTACGGAAGAGCTGTGGCAGGAGATGCGAAGCTTTGCCGAGTCCAAGGGATGGAAAAAGGGTGATTATAAAAGTCTCAACCTGTCCTTTGAAAACAAGATTATGGGACAATGCAAAGCAGTGCGGGATCGAATGGCCAGGCGAGTAGAAAATTTTATTTATACCATGCTGGTCGAGGTCTTCAATGCGGGGGATACCGCTCGTTTTGGTGTGGAGGCCATCCTTGAGGCAGGTTCCTATGACATCGGGCCCAAAACCGGTCGTATTGAATCGCCGGAAAACTGGACGCCCGACAAGATCAGGCAACGAGCAGCCACCATTGTCTCAGACAAGGGACCGGCCGGTGATTACGACGATTAA
- a CDS encoding sigma-54-dependent transcriptional regulator, which produces MADILIVDDELSMRQFLKILLEKEGYNVATAADGREALDLVTRQSFDLIISDIRMPGMSGLELLAQLKQIKADMGVIMITAFASPEDAVEAMKNGAFDYITKPFNVDEIKNVIRTVLKKQQKTEPTTASGFPEIIGQSPEMMKIFDLITKIAPTPANILVYGESGTGKELVAKAIHNLSRVANQPFVPITCSAIPESLLESELFGHVKGSFTGAIADKIGLFQQADGGTAFLDEIGELTPIIQTKLLRVLQEREFMAVGSTKTRQVNVRIIAATNRILEDEIISGKFREDLYYRLAVVPIRVPPLRERIGDVPLLVEYFLKKYAQLLHKEVQTISSYGMEVLMQYDFPGNVRELENIIERGVALESSNIILPENLVLSLHRKEKHNPTSASAKKTDPLFVAAQDEEELFALGLEEVLQRLEKKMILHALTRADHSKMRAADLLKLSFRSLRYKTKKYDLD; this is translated from the coding sequence ATGGCCGACATTCTGATTGTTGACGATGAGTTGAGCATGCGCCAATTTCTCAAGATCCTACTTGAGAAAGAGGGGTACAACGTTGCCACCGCAGCTGATGGTAGGGAAGCACTCGACCTCGTCACGCGACAGTCCTTTGATCTGATTATCTCCGACATCCGCATGCCCGGCATGAGCGGCCTGGAATTACTGGCCCAGCTCAAGCAGATAAAAGCCGATATGGGCGTCATTATGATCACTGCCTTCGCCTCTCCGGAAGATGCTGTCGAAGCTATGAAGAACGGAGCGTTTGACTACATCACCAAGCCCTTTAATGTTGATGAGATCAAAAACGTCATTCGCACTGTTCTTAAGAAACAACAGAAGACCGAGCCCACGACGGCCAGCGGTTTTCCGGAAATTATCGGTCAGAGTCCTGAGATGATGAAGATCTTTGATCTGATCACGAAAATTGCTCCGACACCGGCTAATATTCTGGTTTACGGTGAATCCGGCACCGGGAAAGAACTTGTGGCCAAAGCAATCCACAACCTTTCCCGGGTTGCAAATCAGCCGTTTGTCCCCATTACCTGCAGTGCTATTCCGGAAAGTCTTTTAGAAAGCGAGCTCTTCGGCCACGTAAAGGGATCGTTTACCGGCGCAATCGCCGATAAGATCGGCTTGTTCCAGCAGGCGGACGGCGGGACTGCTTTCCTTGACGAGATCGGTGAACTGACTCCGATTATTCAGACTAAACTCCTGCGTGTGCTGCAAGAGCGCGAGTTTATGGCTGTTGGCTCAACAAAAACGCGACAGGTCAACGTCCGTATTATCGCCGCCACCAATAGGATCCTGGAAGATGAGATTATCTCCGGGAAATTCCGTGAGGATCTGTACTATCGACTGGCAGTGGTTCCCATCAGAGTTCCTCCTCTGCGTGAACGTATTGGTGACGTCCCTCTGCTGGTGGAGTATTTCCTGAAAAAATATGCTCAATTACTCCATAAAGAAGTGCAGACCATCAGTTCATACGGCATGGAAGTGCTCATGCAGTATGACTTCCCCGGCAATGTCCGTGAACTGGAAAATATAATTGAGCGAGGCGTTGCCCTCGAGTCCTCAAACATCATCCTGCCTGAAAACTTAGTCCTGTCTTTACATCGTAAAGAAAAACATAATCCAACCTCTGCATCTGCAAAAAAAACAGACCCGCTTTTTGTAGCTGCGCAGGATGAAGAGGAACTCTTTGCACTTGGACTGGAAGAGGTGCTGCAACGGCTGGAGAAAAAGATGATTCTCCACGCACTCACCAGGGCTGATCACTCTAAGATGCGTGCTGCTGACCTGCTGAAACTCAGTTTCCGCAGCCTACGCTATAAGACTAAGAAATACGACCTCGACTAA
- a CDS encoding two-component system sensor histidine kinase NtrB yields the protein MDCFRTTLLNKTPQADYESQRHLRWWILIRVILFTLLFALTTFFREQGHPLILPAASVTLLFLLGLYSFSILSVLLLNRRLCSIHQYGAIQLCFDVFFIALLVYATGCSDSDFSALLILPVIAAGLLLSRLGGLFIAAVTTFSYAAILILEQLRWIPVYFSATPYTPPTSFLASSNLFAIYGLLFFLAALLSGQLAGRLRITEKRLAHTAIEFDRLSILYKQIFDDISTGIITTDQYDFITSFNQAAERITGFSRSTALGKPFSQLLPNISLQEEQGRNVCDFQKQHGEAIRIGYSFSFLNMPVQKESEEKQPLRWKVITLQDISQIERMEKQVREAEKMAAIGELSASVAHDFRNPLAAISGSAQILATEKDDLSRLDAGTFKTLIGIILKESGRMAKTITDFLQFARPATIQAEWFDFNRMVDEVLMRRRTATFALMTGTVIKEVDGRLDCWGDRQQIQTVLNQLLDNACQAAGPQQGKVVLAACERVKDNQAEVQIEIRDQGPGIPDEQREKVFIPFFSSRTDGTGLGLAIVQQIIAAHGGRVEIDANAEFACVIRLLLPLPPPTP from the coding sequence ATGGACTGCTTTCGTACCACGCTGCTCAACAAAACCCCTCAGGCTGATTACGAAAGTCAACGGCATCTCCGCTGGTGGATCCTGATTCGTGTCATCCTGTTTACCTTACTCTTTGCCCTGACCACCTTTTTCCGCGAGCAGGGACATCCTCTCATCCTGCCTGCAGCCTCGGTCACCCTCCTTTTTCTTCTCGGGCTCTACAGCTTTTCTATACTCTCGGTTCTCCTGCTGAACAGACGATTGTGTTCAATCCATCAATACGGTGCAATCCAACTCTGTTTCGATGTCTTTTTCATTGCCCTGTTAGTGTATGCCACCGGTTGCAGTGACTCTGACTTCAGCGCTTTGTTGATATTGCCGGTCATTGCTGCCGGGTTACTGCTCTCCCGTCTGGGCGGACTGTTCATCGCTGCAGTAACGACCTTTTCTTATGCTGCCATCCTGATCCTGGAGCAGCTACGCTGGATTCCCGTCTATTTTTCCGCAACCCCCTATACTCCTCCCACCTCGTTCCTTGCCAGCAGCAACCTGTTTGCCATTTACGGACTCCTATTCTTTTTAGCGGCACTGCTCAGCGGCCAACTCGCCGGACGATTACGAATCACAGAAAAAAGACTGGCGCACACTGCAATAGAATTCGATCGCCTCTCCATTCTCTACAAACAGATCTTTGACGATATTTCCACCGGCATTATCACCACCGATCAGTATGATTTCATTACCTCCTTTAATCAGGCAGCCGAACGTATTACCGGATTTTCCCGAAGTACAGCACTGGGCAAACCATTCAGTCAACTCCTGCCCAATATCTCTCTTCAGGAAGAACAGGGACGGAATGTCTGTGATTTTCAGAAACAGCATGGTGAAGCGATACGCATTGGTTACTCGTTTTCTTTTCTCAACATGCCAGTCCAAAAAGAGTCGGAAGAAAAGCAGCCGTTACGCTGGAAGGTGATCACTCTTCAGGATATCAGCCAAATTGAACGGATGGAGAAACAGGTTCGAGAAGCGGAGAAGATGGCTGCCATCGGTGAGCTGAGCGCTTCCGTGGCTCATGATTTCAGAAATCCGTTAGCCGCCATATCCGGTTCAGCCCAGATACTCGCAACAGAAAAAGATGACCTGAGCCGGCTCGATGCCGGGACATTTAAAACTCTGATCGGGATAATTCTCAAAGAATCCGGACGGATGGCAAAGACAATCACCGACTTTCTGCAGTTTGCCCGACCGGCGACTATTCAGGCTGAATGGTTTGATTTCAACCGGATGGTCGATGAAGTACTGATGCGACGTCGTACAGCGACGTTTGCCCTTATGACAGGGACAGTGATAAAAGAGGTGGATGGCCGCCTTGACTGCTGGGGCGATCGCCAGCAGATTCAAACGGTCCTCAACCAGTTGCTTGACAATGCATGCCAAGCGGCTGGACCTCAACAGGGAAAGGTGGTCCTTGCAGCCTGTGAACGTGTCAAGGATAACCAGGCAGAGGTACAGATCGAAATTCGTGACCAGGGTCCGGGCATCCCTGACGAACAGCGGGAAAAAGTGTTCATACCGTTTTTCTCCAGTCGAACTGACGGCACAGGTCTCGGGTTAGCGATTGTCCAGCAGATTATCGCAGCCCATGGCGGGCGGGTTGAAATCGATGCGAACGCCGAGTTTGCCTGCGTTATCCGTCTCCTGTTACCTCTGCCGCCGCCTACTCCTTAA